Proteins encoded by one window of Micromonospora coxensis:
- a CDS encoding SAM-dependent methyltransferase, with translation MQMPDGLPAEIDLSRPSAARVYDYFLGGAHNFEIDRQLAEQIASMTPNLAATMRAGREFLRRAVRVLLDAGIDQFLDIGSGIPTVGNVHEVAQAANPEARIVYVDIDPVAVAHSRELLAGNERATAIRADLREPKLILELARSSGLIDFDRPVGILLAGVVHFIPDVDRPGDILAALRAAAVPGSFLVVSHSTFEDQPQEMLDAQRLSARTDTEITLRSRAEITGFFGDWTLLEPGVVHMPLWRPDSPADVDERPERFGAFGGVARYDHAG, from the coding sequence ATGCAGATGCCGGACGGACTTCCCGCCGAGATCGACCTGAGCCGGCCGAGCGCGGCCCGGGTCTACGACTACTTCCTCGGCGGCGCGCACAACTTCGAGATCGACCGGCAGTTGGCCGAGCAGATCGCGAGCATGACGCCGAACCTGGCCGCCACCATGCGCGCCGGCCGGGAGTTCCTGCGCCGGGCCGTACGGGTGCTGCTCGACGCCGGCATCGACCAGTTCCTCGACATCGGCTCGGGCATCCCCACCGTCGGCAACGTGCACGAGGTGGCCCAGGCGGCCAACCCCGAGGCGCGGATCGTCTACGTCGACATCGACCCGGTGGCGGTGGCGCACAGCCGGGAACTGCTCGCCGGCAACGAGCGGGCCACCGCGATCCGGGCCGACCTGCGCGAACCGAAGCTGATCCTGGAGCTGGCCCGCTCCAGCGGCCTGATCGACTTCGACCGGCCGGTCGGCATCCTGCTCGCCGGGGTGGTCCACTTCATCCCCGACGTCGACCGCCCGGGCGACATCCTGGCCGCCCTGCGGGCCGCCGCCGTGCCCGGCAGCTTCCTGGTGGTCTCCCACTCCACCTTCGAGGACCAGCCGCAGGAGATGCTCGACGCGCAGCGGCTCTCGGCGCGTACCGACACCGAGATCACGCTCCGCTCGCGGGCCGAGATCACCGGCTTCTTCGGTGACTGGACGCTGCTGGAGCCGGGCGTGGTGCACATGCCGCTGTGGCGGCCGGACTCGCCCGCCGACGTGGACGAGCGCCCCGAGCGGTTCGGGGCGTTCGGCGGCGTCGCCCGGTACGACCACGCCGGCTGA
- a CDS encoding RidA family protein → MERSAVNPWTWSVELGYNQGEVVSGHTRTLYCAGQTAMGGDGKPRHAGDMAAQVALSLDNLEAVLDEAGMSLANLVRLTVYTTDVDRLFEHYGVLASRLGAAGVAPATTMLGVTRLAIPTLMVELEGTAVA, encoded by the coding sequence ATGGAGCGATCGGCGGTCAACCCGTGGACGTGGTCGGTGGAGTTGGGCTACAACCAGGGTGAGGTCGTCTCCGGGCACACCCGGACGCTGTACTGCGCCGGACAGACCGCGATGGGCGGCGACGGCAAGCCCCGGCATGCCGGTGACATGGCGGCGCAGGTGGCGTTGAGCCTCGACAACCTGGAGGCCGTGCTCGACGAGGCCGGCATGTCCCTCGCGAACCTCGTCCGGCTCACCGTCTACACCACCGACGTCGACCGGCTCTTCGAGCACTACGGCGTGCTGGCGTCGAGGCTGGGCGCGGCCGGGGTGGCCCCGGCCACCACGATGCTCGGGGTGACCCGGCTGGCGATCCCCACCCTGATGGTCGAACTCGAGGGGACCGCCGTCGCGTGA
- a CDS encoding putative bifunctional diguanylate cyclase/phosphodiesterase, which produces MSAVPDPGGGDFSRPGAQGYAAEWARAARRLGFVPLSADETERLLLVHTVRLARALLAEEFSAAPAEDVGRALVEAHLTEPRMLDWSLRALGDRFLARVLPARADLPDAAARVAAMQGALAAGFARALRDRTFTQQERIARSAWQARDAVERALRDSEARFRAVFTGAAIGIGIAGIDGRIIDVNQSFADMLGYSIEELRQTNVASLFHADDAAGMWELYQELIEGKHDSARVEKRYYRKDGSVVWTDLAVSLIRHDDGRPRFTVAMIEDITERYELQQRLRFQALHDPLTGLPNRTLFFETLGRLFHEAGPDQRIGVCFLDLDGFKAVNDSLGHDLGDRLLVTIARRLADCVAGQGHLVARMGGDEFVILVDSAEGIDDAVGVAELALAAVSAPVLIGEQQLAVSASVGVVDCPAAETSPSELMKAADTTLYWAKAEGRGRWAVYDPERSAADIARSALAAGLPAALDRGEFVLHYQPIVALLDGRMQAVEALVRWRHPELGLVGPDRFIGLAEETGLIVRLGEWVLGQACRDARAWHREFPEQRLVVSVNLAARQADDPAIVDTVADVLRRTGLPAELLQLELTESAVMGTAGEPLRSLHRLADLGVRLAIDDFGTGYSNLAYLRRLPIHCLKLAGPFVEGIRTDGDDTADHRDERIVDALVRLAHALELWVTAEAVETGAQAERLRSLRCDTGQGRWFGPPVPAEQITARLRGGAA; this is translated from the coding sequence ATGTCCGCCGTCCCGGATCCCGGCGGGGGCGACTTCAGCCGGCCGGGCGCCCAGGGTTACGCCGCCGAGTGGGCCCGGGCGGCACGCCGGCTCGGTTTCGTGCCGCTGAGCGCGGACGAGACCGAGCGGCTGCTGCTCGTGCACACCGTACGGCTGGCCCGGGCCCTGCTGGCCGAGGAGTTCTCCGCCGCCCCGGCGGAGGACGTGGGCCGGGCCCTGGTCGAGGCGCACCTCACCGAGCCGCGGATGCTGGACTGGTCGCTGCGCGCCCTCGGCGACCGGTTCCTGGCCCGGGTGCTGCCGGCCCGGGCCGACCTGCCCGACGCCGCCGCCCGGGTGGCGGCGATGCAGGGGGCGCTGGCCGCCGGTTTCGCCCGGGCCCTGCGCGACCGGACGTTCACCCAGCAGGAGCGGATCGCCCGCTCGGCCTGGCAGGCCCGCGACGCCGTGGAGCGGGCGTTGCGCGACAGCGAGGCCCGGTTCCGGGCGGTCTTCACCGGCGCGGCCATCGGGATCGGCATCGCCGGCATCGACGGGCGGATCATCGACGTCAACCAGTCCTTCGCCGACATGCTCGGCTACTCCATCGAGGAGCTGCGGCAGACCAACGTGGCGTCGCTGTTCCACGCCGACGACGCCGCCGGCATGTGGGAGCTGTACCAGGAACTGATCGAGGGCAAGCACGACAGCGCCCGGGTGGAGAAGCGCTACTACCGCAAGGACGGCAGCGTCGTCTGGACCGACCTGGCCGTCTCGCTGATCCGGCACGACGACGGCCGGCCCCGGTTCACCGTCGCGATGATCGAGGACATCACCGAGCGGTACGAACTCCAGCAGCGGCTGCGCTTCCAGGCGTTGCACGACCCGCTGACCGGCCTGCCCAACCGCACGCTCTTCTTCGAGACGCTGGGTCGGTTGTTCCACGAGGCCGGCCCCGACCAGCGGATCGGGGTCTGCTTCCTCGACCTGGACGGCTTCAAGGCGGTCAACGACAGCCTCGGGCACGACCTGGGGGACCGGCTGCTGGTCACCATCGCCCGCCGGCTGGCCGACTGCGTCGCCGGGCAGGGCCACCTGGTCGCCCGGATGGGCGGCGACGAGTTCGTCATCCTGGTCGACTCGGCGGAGGGGATCGACGACGCCGTCGGGGTGGCCGAGCTGGCCCTGGCGGCCGTCTCCGCGCCGGTGCTCATCGGTGAACAGCAGCTCGCCGTCTCGGCCAGCGTCGGCGTGGTGGACTGCCCGGCGGCGGAGACCAGCCCCTCCGAGCTGATGAAGGCCGCCGACACCACCCTCTACTGGGCCAAGGCGGAGGGCCGCGGCCGCTGGGCGGTGTACGACCCGGAGCGCAGCGCCGCCGACATCGCCCGCTCGGCGCTCGCCGCCGGCCTGCCGGCCGCCCTGGACCGGGGCGAGTTCGTGCTGCACTACCAGCCCATCGTCGCGCTGCTCGACGGGCGGATGCAGGCCGTGGAGGCGCTGGTCCGCTGGCGGCACCCCGAACTCGGCCTGGTCGGCCCGGACCGGTTCATCGGGCTGGCCGAGGAGACCGGGCTGATCGTCCGGCTCGGCGAGTGGGTGCTCGGCCAGGCCTGCCGGGACGCCCGCGCCTGGCACCGGGAGTTCCCCGAGCAGCGGCTGGTGGTCAGCGTGAACCTGGCCGCCCGGCAGGCCGACGACCCGGCCATCGTGGACACCGTGGCGGACGTGCTGCGGCGGACCGGTCTCCCCGCCGAGCTGCTGCAACTGGAGCTGACCGAGAGCGCGGTGATGGGCACCGCCGGGGAGCCGCTGCGCTCGCTGCACCGGCTGGCCGACCTCGGCGTACGGCTGGCCATCGACGACTTCGGCACCGGGTACTCGAACCTGGCGTACCTGCGCCGGCTGCCGATCCACTGCCTGAAGCTGGCCGGGCCGTTCGTGGAGGGGATCCGGACCGACGGCGACGACACCGCCGACCACCGCGACGAGCGGATCGTCGACGCGCTGGTGCGGCTGGCGCACGCGCTGGAGCTGTGGGTCACCGCCGAGGCGGTGGAGACCGGCGCGCAGGCCGAGCGGCTGCGGTCGCTGCGCTGCGACACCGGCCAGGGACGCTGGTTCGGCCCACCCGTGCCGGCCGAGCAGATCACCGCCCGGCTGCGCGGCGGGGCGGCGTGA
- a CDS encoding tetratricopeptide repeat protein → MQYVAFDDERVDRLVAQGRPDEAVALLRAARGVDEHYRTMRLADVLAEHGRLDEAVAVHRAAGGPLAPLGRLLARHGRVDEAIEVYREAVAAGERHVRRHLGRLLYEQRRIDEAIRVVREAIDDPADPGDRTNAYRTLGQLLVVEGRDAELDAERERIATVEDTFLLAEGAARGHRHLARRPT, encoded by the coding sequence ATGCAATACGTGGCCTTCGACGACGAGCGCGTCGATCGGCTCGTCGCGCAGGGCCGGCCGGACGAGGCCGTCGCCCTGCTGCGCGCGGCGCGCGGTGTGGACGAGCACTACCGGACGATGCGACTGGCCGACGTGCTGGCCGAGCACGGACGGCTCGACGAGGCGGTCGCCGTCCACCGGGCGGCCGGCGGGCCGCTGGCGCCGCTGGGTCGGCTGCTGGCCCGGCACGGGCGCGTCGACGAGGCGATCGAGGTCTACCGGGAGGCGGTGGCGGCGGGTGAGAGGCACGTCCGCCGCCACCTGGGCCGGCTGCTGTACGAGCAGCGGCGCATCGATGAGGCGATCCGGGTGGTGCGCGAGGCCATCGACGACCCCGCCGATCCCGGCGACCGGACGAACGCGTACCGGACGCTCGGGCAGTTGCTGGTGGTCGAGGGGCGCGACGCGGAGCTGGACGCCGAGCGGGAGCGCATCGCCACCGTCGAGGACACCTTCCTCCTGGCGGAAGGGGCGGCGCGGGGCCACCGCCACCTGGCCCGCCGGCCCACCTGA
- a CDS encoding dicarboxylate/amino acid:cation symporter, with translation MRKIPFSVQILLGLVLGVALGFLARANDLSWLATTLDTVGGLFVQLLKLAVPPLVFTAIVVSVVSLRGVANAARLALRTLLWFGVTALIAVSVGIGVGLLTDPGRGVSLDTAAATAPKKAGSWTDFLTGIVPTNPVGAFVEGNVLQIVFLALVVGAAALLVGEAAEPFVTLNRSLLAIVQKALWWVIRLAPIGTLGLIGNAVASYGWDLLAPLAKFTTAVYVGCAIVLFVVYPLLLVAAGRLNPLRFFAGAWPAIELAFVSRSSVGTMPVTQRSVERLGVPREYAAFAVPFGATTKMDGCAAVYPALAAIFVAQVFGVDLGVTDYLLIAFVSVVGSAATAGLTGAIVMLTLTLSTLGLPLAGAGLLLAIDPILDMVRTATNVAGQALVPTIVAAREGTLDRAAYDSAGSRELTDADEADRPVRQDQPVPAPA, from the coding sequence CTGCGCAAGATCCCCTTCTCCGTGCAGATCCTGCTCGGCCTCGTCCTCGGCGTGGCGCTCGGCTTCCTCGCCCGCGCCAACGACCTGAGCTGGCTCGCCACCACCCTCGACACCGTCGGCGGCCTCTTCGTCCAGCTGCTCAAGCTGGCCGTCCCGCCGCTGGTCTTCACCGCCATCGTGGTCAGCGTGGTCAGCCTGCGCGGCGTGGCCAACGCCGCCCGGCTGGCGCTGAGGACGCTGCTCTGGTTCGGCGTCACCGCGCTGATCGCGGTGAGCGTCGGCATCGGCGTCGGCCTGCTCACCGACCCGGGCCGCGGCGTCTCGCTGGACACCGCCGCCGCGACCGCGCCCAAGAAGGCCGGCTCCTGGACCGACTTCCTCACCGGCATCGTGCCGACCAACCCGGTCGGCGCGTTCGTCGAGGGCAACGTGCTCCAGATCGTCTTCCTCGCCCTGGTGGTCGGCGCCGCCGCGCTGCTGGTCGGCGAGGCCGCCGAGCCGTTCGTGACGCTCAACCGGTCGCTGCTGGCGATCGTGCAGAAGGCGCTGTGGTGGGTGATCCGGCTCGCCCCGATCGGCACCCTCGGCCTGATCGGCAACGCCGTCGCCTCGTACGGCTGGGACCTGCTGGCCCCGCTGGCGAAGTTCACCACCGCCGTCTACGTCGGCTGCGCGATCGTGCTCTTCGTCGTCTACCCGCTGCTGCTGGTGGCCGCCGGCCGGCTCAACCCGCTGCGCTTCTTCGCCGGCGCCTGGCCCGCCATCGAACTGGCCTTCGTCTCCCGCTCCTCGGTGGGCACCATGCCGGTGACCCAGCGTTCCGTGGAGCGCCTCGGCGTCCCCCGCGAGTACGCCGCGTTCGCCGTGCCGTTCGGCGCGACCACGAAGATGGACGGCTGCGCGGCCGTCTACCCGGCCCTGGCGGCGATCTTCGTCGCGCAGGTCTTCGGGGTGGACCTGGGCGTCACCGACTACCTGCTGATCGCCTTCGTCTCGGTGGTCGGCTCGGCCGCCACCGCCGGCCTGACCGGCGCGATCGTGATGCTCACCCTGACCCTGAGCACGCTGGGCCTGCCGCTGGCCGGTGCGGGCCTGCTGCTGGCGATCGACCCGATCCTGGACATGGTCCGCACCGCCACGAACGTGGCCGGGCAGGCCCTCGTCCCGACGATCGTCGCCGCCCGCGAGGGCACCCTCGACCGGGCCGCGTACGACAGCGCCGGCAGCCGCGAGCTGACCGACGCCGACGAGGCCGACCGGCCGGTCCGGCAGGACCAGCCGGTCCCGGCGCCCGCCTGA
- a CDS encoding DUF998 domain-containing protein yields the protein MAEPDRAGTTPARAAAASAAAGCVLAGTVAVTVAVVAGPGPGLTGYVSEAGIAGSAYAPTYRIGVFALAAALLLLAVALPAALRTAAGLLAAGAVCTALSGAVTCSDGCPLPPFETPTVADLVHGGASIAAMGATVLAMLVISCSPSAGPGLRRVARCGAAVALPLAGAVAVGLVTVGRGSLVGGLERVLLAAGVGWGLATASVLGLARRTDARGTGRRDGRADVTDGPT from the coding sequence GTGGCTGAGCCCGACCGCGCCGGCACGACGCCCGCCCGGGCCGCCGCCGCGTCGGCCGCCGCCGGCTGCGTGCTGGCCGGCACGGTCGCGGTGACGGTCGCCGTGGTCGCCGGTCCCGGCCCGGGGTTGACCGGGTACGTCAGCGAGGCGGGCATCGCCGGCAGCGCGTACGCCCCGACGTACCGGATCGGGGTCTTCGCCCTGGCCGCGGCGCTGCTGCTGCTCGCCGTGGCGCTGCCGGCGGCGTTGCGGACGGCGGCCGGGCTGCTCGCCGCCGGCGCGGTGTGCACGGCGCTGTCGGGGGCGGTGACGTGCAGCGACGGCTGCCCGCTGCCGCCGTTCGAGACGCCGACCGTGGCGGACCTGGTGCACGGCGGCGCGAGCATCGCGGCGATGGGGGCGACGGTGCTGGCGATGCTGGTGATCTCCTGTTCCCCGTCCGCCGGGCCGGGCCTGCGCCGGGTGGCGCGCTGCGGCGCGGCGGTGGCCCTGCCGCTGGCCGGCGCGGTCGCGGTGGGGCTGGTGACGGTGGGGCGGGGCAGCCTGGTGGGCGGCCTGGAGCGGGTGCTGCTGGCGGCCGGGGTCGGCTGGGGGCTGGCGACGGCCTCGGTCCTCGGGCTGGCCCGCCGGACCGACGCGCGCGGGACGGGCCGACGTGACGGACGGGCCGACGTGACGGACGGGCCGACGTGA
- a CDS encoding glutathione S-transferase family protein, with protein sequence MARPQFSAETAGGGEFVRQPNRFTGRVTPHSTSPEGGGPDAQGRWPLEAGRYRLIWCRACPWAHRARIVRDLLGLQEVISLGTVDPIRDERGWRFALDPDGFDPVLGIGFLSEAYLATDPDYTGRVTVPALVDTVTGRVVTNDYPQLTLDLSTEWRRFHAPDAPDLYPVALRPELDALMAEIHRDVNNGVYRCGFATSQAAYDEAYTALFARLDALSQRLAGQRYLLGEHLTEADVRLFTTLVRFDVAYHGHFKCNRQKLTEMPVLWAYARDLFQTPGFGETVDFDHIKRHYYGTHEAINPTRIVPLGPDLSGWTTPHGRG encoded by the coding sequence ATGGCCCGGCCCCAGTTCAGCGCAGAGACCGCCGGCGGTGGCGAGTTCGTCCGCCAGCCCAACCGCTTCACCGGTCGGGTCACCCCGCACTCCACCTCGCCGGAGGGCGGTGGCCCGGACGCGCAGGGCCGCTGGCCGCTGGAGGCCGGCCGGTACCGGCTGATCTGGTGCCGGGCGTGCCCGTGGGCGCACCGGGCGCGGATCGTGCGCGACCTGCTCGGGTTGCAGGAGGTGATCTCGCTGGGCACGGTCGACCCGATCCGCGACGAGCGGGGCTGGCGGTTCGCCCTCGACCCGGACGGCTTCGACCCGGTGCTCGGCATCGGCTTCCTCTCCGAGGCGTACCTGGCCACCGACCCGGACTACACCGGCCGGGTGACCGTGCCGGCGCTGGTGGACACCGTGACCGGGCGGGTGGTGACCAACGACTACCCGCAGCTCACCCTGGACCTGTCCACCGAGTGGCGGCGGTTCCACGCCCCGGACGCGCCGGACCTGTACCCGGTCGCGCTGCGCCCGGAGCTGGACGCGCTGATGGCCGAGATCCACCGCGACGTGAACAACGGGGTCTACCGGTGCGGCTTCGCCACCTCCCAGGCGGCGTACGACGAGGCGTACACGGCGCTGTTCGCGCGGCTGGACGCGCTGTCGCAGCGGTTGGCCGGGCAGCGTTACCTGCTGGGCGAGCACCTCACCGAGGCGGACGTGCGGCTGTTCACCACCCTGGTCCGCTTCGACGTGGCGTACCACGGGCACTTCAAGTGCAACCGGCAGAAGCTGACCGAGATGCCGGTGCTGTGGGCGTACGCCCGGGACCTGTTCCAGACCCCCGGCTTCGGTGAGACGGTGGACTTCGACCACATCAAGCGGCACTACTACGGCACGCACGAGGCGATCAACCCGACCCGGATCGTGCCGCTGGGCCCGGACCTGTCCGGCTGGACCACGCCGCACGGACGTGGCTGA
- a CDS encoding DUF456 domain-containing protein, with translation MDLTDSQAVVSVVAALAILAGLAGVVVPGLPALPLCWGGVLIWAVFGDAGPGRWAVLAAATVVVAGGTVVKYAWPGRNLKRTGVPTSSLLAGGLLGLVGFFVIPVVGLVLGFVGGVWGAERLRLGSNQLAWPATVQALKAAGLSMLVELLAGLVVAALWVAGLLFA, from the coding sequence GTGGACCTGACGGACTCGCAGGCCGTGGTGTCGGTGGTGGCGGCCCTGGCGATCCTGGCCGGGCTGGCCGGGGTGGTGGTGCCCGGCCTGCCGGCGCTGCCGCTGTGCTGGGGCGGGGTGCTGATCTGGGCGGTCTTCGGCGACGCCGGACCCGGCCGCTGGGCGGTGCTGGCGGCGGCGACCGTGGTGGTGGCCGGCGGCACCGTGGTCAAGTACGCCTGGCCGGGGCGGAACCTGAAGCGCACCGGGGTGCCGACGTCGTCGCTGCTCGCCGGTGGGCTGCTGGGGCTGGTCGGGTTCTTCGTGATCCCGGTGGTCGGCCTGGTGCTCGGCTTCGTCGGCGGGGTGTGGGGCGCCGAGCGGCTGCGGCTGGGCAGCAACCAGCTCGCCTGGCCGGCGACCGTGCAGGCGCTCAAGGCCGCCGGCCTGTCCATGCTGGTCGAGCTGCTGGCCGGCCTGGTCGTCGCCGCGCTCTGGGTGGCCGGGCTGCTGTTCGCCTGA
- the pcaF gene encoding 3-oxoadipyl-CoA thiolase, with product MTVAYLVAGVRTPIGRYAGALAGVRPDDLAAHVIRELVARHPSVDWARVDDVVLGCANQAGEDNRNVARMAALLAGLPEEVPGSTVNRLCGSGLDALASAARAVGAGEAELMVAGGVESMSRAPFVLPKATSAFSRAAEVYDTTIGWRLVNPLMEQGWGIDSMPETAENVAAEFGVDRAAQDEFALRSQQRAAKAQADGRLAEEIVPVTVPAGRRETKLVEVDEHPRETSLEKLAALPTPFRAGGTVTAGNSSGVNDGAVALLVASEAAVSRYGLTPLARISGAAAAGVPPRIMGIGPVPATRKLLDRLGVALGDVDVVELNEAFAAQGIAVLRELGLPEDAEHVNPNGGAIALGHPLGASGARLALTAALELRRRGGRRALATMCVGVGQGISLMLESAG from the coding sequence ATGACCGTGGCATACCTCGTGGCCGGAGTCCGCACCCCGATCGGCCGGTACGCCGGCGCCCTCGCCGGGGTACGCCCCGACGACCTCGCCGCGCACGTGATCCGGGAACTGGTCGCCCGCCACCCGTCCGTGGACTGGGCCCGCGTCGACGACGTCGTCCTCGGCTGCGCCAACCAGGCCGGGGAGGACAACCGCAACGTGGCCCGGATGGCGGCCCTGCTGGCCGGCCTCCCCGAGGAGGTCCCCGGCAGCACGGTCAACCGGCTCTGCGGCTCCGGCCTGGACGCCCTCGCCAGCGCCGCGCGCGCGGTGGGCGCCGGCGAGGCGGAGCTGATGGTGGCCGGTGGCGTGGAGAGCATGAGCCGGGCGCCGTTCGTGCTGCCGAAGGCCACGTCCGCCTTCTCCCGCGCCGCCGAGGTGTACGACACCACCATCGGCTGGCGGCTGGTCAACCCGCTGATGGAGCAGGGGTGGGGCATCGACTCGATGCCCGAGACGGCCGAGAACGTGGCCGCCGAGTTCGGCGTCGACCGGGCCGCCCAGGACGAGTTCGCCCTGCGCTCCCAGCAGCGGGCCGCCAAGGCGCAGGCCGACGGCCGGCTCGCCGAGGAGATCGTACCGGTGACCGTGCCCGCCGGCCGCCGCGAGACGAAGCTGGTCGAGGTCGACGAGCACCCCCGGGAGACCTCGCTGGAGAAGCTGGCCGCCCTGCCCACCCCGTTCCGCGCGGGCGGGACGGTCACCGCGGGCAACTCCTCCGGCGTCAACGACGGCGCGGTCGCGCTGCTGGTCGCCTCCGAGGCGGCGGTGTCCCGGTACGGGCTCACCCCGCTCGCCCGGATCAGCGGCGCGGCGGCGGCCGGCGTGCCGCCCCGGATCATGGGGATCGGGCCGGTGCCGGCCACTCGCAAGCTGCTCGACCGGCTCGGTGTCGCCCTCGGCGACGTCGACGTGGTCGAGCTGAACGAGGCGTTCGCCGCGCAGGGCATCGCCGTGCTGCGCGAACTGGGCCTGCCGGAGGACGCCGAGCACGTCAACCCCAACGGCGGCGCCATCGCCCTCGGCCACCCGCTCGGCGCCAGCGGCGCCCGGCTGGCGCTCACCGCCGCTCTGGAGCTGCGCCGTCGGGGTGGCCGGCGGGCGCTGGCCACCATGTGCGTCGGCGTCGGGCAGGGCATCTCGCTGATGCTGGAGTCCGCCGGCTGA
- a CDS encoding MBL fold metallo-hydrolase, translated as MRITVLGGLGAWPTAGQGCGGFLVEHDGFRLLVDPGYATLPPLLSRLPAAAVDAAYVSHGHPDHCADLQPLLRARILADRSGPALPVHAPAGSLDRLLAIDEPGLLDGAYLLREFTPGDRFALGPFTVRTWALPHWVANAGARFETGGATLAYTGDTGASPDLVDLARDADLLIADATYVDAIPERHAGNLSSAAEVGRYAAVASVRRVLLTHLWPGTEASSAVAAARRAYDGRVEVAEPGLVVDCPS; from the coding sequence ATGCGGATCACCGTCCTGGGTGGACTCGGTGCGTGGCCCACCGCCGGGCAGGGGTGCGGCGGCTTCCTCGTGGAGCACGACGGCTTCCGCCTGCTGGTCGACCCCGGTTACGCGACGCTCCCGCCGCTGCTGTCCCGGCTGCCCGCCGCCGCGGTCGACGCGGCCTACGTCAGTCACGGCCATCCCGACCACTGCGCCGACCTGCAACCACTGCTGCGCGCCCGGATCCTGGCCGACCGCTCGGGCCCGGCCCTGCCGGTGCACGCGCCGGCCGGCAGCCTCGACCGGCTGCTCGCGATCGACGAGCCGGGCCTGCTCGACGGCGCGTACCTGCTGCGCGAGTTCACCCCCGGGGACCGGTTCGCGCTGGGCCCGTTCACGGTGCGCACCTGGGCGCTGCCGCACTGGGTGGCGAACGCCGGGGCCCGGTTCGAGACCGGTGGGGCGACGCTCGCCTACACCGGGGACACCGGCGCCAGCCCGGACCTGGTGGACCTGGCCCGCGACGCCGACCTGCTGATCGCCGACGCCACCTACGTCGACGCGATCCCGGAACGGCACGCCGGCAACCTGTCCAGCGCCGCCGAGGTCGGCCGGTACGCCGCCGTGGCGTCCGTCCGGCGGGTGCTGCTGACCCACCTGTGGCCCGGCACCGAGGCGTCGTCGGCCGTCGCGGCGGCCCGCCGGGCGTACGACGGTCGGGTCGAGGTGGCGGAGCCGGGCCTGGTCGTCGACTGCCCGTCCTGA
- a CDS encoding helix-turn-helix transcriptional regulator, which produces MRADRLVSLVLLLRQRGRLSAATLARELEVSTRTVLRDIEALSAAGVPVYAERGRHGGFALLPGFQTELTGLNHDEALALLVAGSRRGAQVFGLGSALASAMLKVVDALPESYRDTATGATQRLLIDPETDLLSRRLVTDEVPDSIVAEVRRAVFAGHRLRIHYAAAGQPPRWRTVDPIGLVTVREQGYLLATRSGADRTYRLSRILAADELAEPAQRPDRVDLDRAWQERSTRFRTGGDLVTVVVRVHPARREDLVATAVAVHAEEPDADGWLRLEVTFQDPRHAEWALWQLATNAEALTPQWLRTALHDRAAAIAARYDVTSEH; this is translated from the coding sequence ATGCGGGCCGACCGGTTGGTCTCGCTGGTGCTGTTGCTGCGCCAGCGCGGTCGGTTGTCCGCGGCCACGTTGGCCCGCGAACTGGAGGTGTCCACCCGCACCGTGCTGCGCGACATCGAGGCGCTGTCCGCGGCCGGCGTCCCGGTGTACGCCGAACGCGGCCGGCACGGCGGCTTCGCGTTGTTGCCCGGTTTCCAGACCGAGCTCACCGGACTGAACCACGACGAGGCGCTCGCCCTGCTGGTCGCCGGATCGCGGCGCGGCGCGCAGGTGTTCGGTCTCGGCTCGGCGCTCGCCTCGGCCATGCTCAAGGTGGTCGACGCGCTCCCCGAGAGCTATCGGGACACCGCGACCGGCGCGACCCAACGGCTGCTCATCGACCCGGAGACCGACCTGCTGTCACGCCGGCTGGTCACGGACGAGGTTCCCGACAGCATCGTCGCCGAGGTTCGGCGCGCGGTGTTCGCCGGACACAGGCTGCGCATCCACTACGCGGCGGCGGGCCAGCCCCCGAGGTGGCGCACGGTGGACCCGATCGGCCTGGTCACCGTACGCGAGCAGGGCTACCTGCTGGCCACCAGGTCCGGCGCGGACCGCACCTACCGGCTGTCCCGGATCCTGGCCGCCGACGAACTCGCCGAACCCGCGCAGCGACCGGACCGGGTCGACCTGGACCGGGCCTGGCAGGAACGCAGCACACGGTTCCGGACCGGCGGCGACCTGGTCACCGTGGTGGTACGGGTGCACCCGGCACGGCGGGAGGACCTGGTGGCCACCGCGGTGGCCGTCCACGCCGAAGAACCCGACGCCGACGGCTGGCTACGGCTGGAGGTGACCTTCCAGGATCCACGACATGCCGAGTGGGCGCTGTGGCAGCTCGCCACGAACGCGGAAGCCCTGACCCCGCAGTGGTTGCGCACCGCCCTGCACGACCGCGCCGCCGCGATCGCCGCCCGCTACGACGTGACGTCGGAGCACTAG